The following are encoded in a window of Armatimonas rosea genomic DNA:
- a CDS encoding DUF4241 domain-containing protein, with protein MASSLRRKARAGLGVLAELYIPEHLKTYQPTRRFTVAVSEGGGIETWEAQIHEEKIGDLTLATGKLIATDPAYGRFPEDITPFTRTVPPGTYSVVLGMVDEYTSRHYASNVYALICFSDNPIIHWELALCPEQNADELEGMQYFGFGVDSGTGCFLDEGLKYYLAQEEVQRLMGDVMTGNGDITLTMERGARMVVFIAGMGDGCYPCYWGLDTQDQPVCLLADFQILRSLEELLSMGQVSEPRV; from the coding sequence ATGGCGTCGTCCCTCCGCCGCAAAGCCCGTGCCGGGCTGGGAGTTCTTGCTGAGTTGTACATTCCGGAACACCTTAAAACCTACCAACCGACGCGGCGATTTACGGTCGCCGTGTCGGAGGGAGGGGGCATCGAAACGTGGGAAGCCCAGATTCACGAAGAGAAGATCGGCGATCTCACTCTAGCTACAGGAAAGCTGATCGCTACTGATCCGGCGTATGGGAGGTTTCCGGAAGACATTACCCCGTTCACTCGCACGGTGCCACCTGGAACCTACTCTGTTGTGTTGGGGATGGTAGATGAGTACACATCGCGACATTATGCATCTAATGTCTATGCTCTGATCTGTTTCTCGGATAACCCAATCATCCACTGGGAGCTCGCTCTCTGCCCTGAGCAAAATGCTGATGAGTTGGAGGGGATGCAGTATTTTGGGTTTGGTGTGGACTCAGGTACAGGGTGCTTTCTGGATGAGGGGCTCAAATACTACCTGGCTCAAGAGGAAGTACAACGACTAATGGGCGACGTGATGACGGGAAACGGTGATATTACTCTGACAATGGAGAGGGGCGCTCGAATGGTTGTTTTTATTGCTGGGATGGGCGATGGATGCTATCCCTGCTACTGGGGGCTGGATACCCAAGACCAGCCCGTGTGCCTGCTTGCCGATTTTCAAATCCTACGCTCGCTGGAGGAGCTTCTTTCCATGGGGCAGGTTAGTGAGCCTCGCGTTTGA
- a CDS encoding serine hydrolase domain-containing protein, with translation MERVRTVLLRGIQREAMPGAVVCVRQRGETLWHEALGTTDGSAPTALATLYDLASITKPVAMASSICTLVEHGELTLTTPLTDFIPAASHLKDATLRHLLTHTSGLPAWIACYQDEGFGLDAAVRAISQLPLRGAPGTHYEYSCLNYILLAQVLETVTGTTVDRFAAEHVFAPLGLSEQLTYHPDPARSAPTISQEGPRSGETLAGVVHDGNARAICAEGRSVSGNAGLFGTAEAVARFGEAILHGGLFGSPTRQRWLLPQSTPPGHTLAFFCKPNGLTPTGDLLSDRAVGHSGFTGTALVLDPESGCVIVLLTNAVYVDNSKTEFLPLRRRFMNALAGTL, from the coding sequence ATGGAAAGAGTGCGTACAGTCCTATTGCGGGGAATCCAGCGGGAGGCGATGCCCGGAGCCGTGGTCTGCGTGCGGCAGCGAGGCGAGACCCTCTGGCACGAGGCCCTCGGCACGACCGACGGTAGCGCGCCCACCGCCCTCGCCACCCTCTACGACCTCGCCAGTATCACCAAGCCGGTCGCCATGGCCTCCAGCATCTGCACCCTCGTGGAGCACGGCGAGCTCACCCTCACGACACCTCTCACAGACTTTATCCCCGCAGCGAGCCACCTCAAGGACGCCACCCTCCGGCACCTGCTCACGCACACGTCGGGCCTGCCTGCCTGGATCGCGTGCTACCAGGACGAAGGCTTCGGGCTGGACGCTGCCGTGCGTGCGATTAGCCAGCTCCCGCTCCGGGGCGCACCCGGCACCCACTACGAATACTCCTGCCTCAACTACATCCTGCTGGCGCAAGTATTGGAGACTGTCACCGGCACCACCGTAGATCGCTTCGCCGCCGAGCACGTCTTCGCGCCGCTGGGCCTCAGTGAGCAGCTCACCTACCACCCTGACCCCGCCCGCTCCGCCCCGACCATCTCCCAGGAGGGGCCACGCTCCGGGGAGACACTGGCAGGCGTTGTCCACGATGGCAATGCGCGCGCGATCTGCGCCGAGGGCCGCTCGGTCTCGGGGAACGCGGGGCTCTTTGGGACCGCGGAGGCCGTGGCGCGCTTCGGCGAGGCGATCCTCCACGGCGGGCTCTTTGGCTCCCCCACCCGCCAGCGCTGGCTGCTGCCCCAGTCGACACCGCCCGGACACACGCTCGCGTTTTTCTGCAAGCCCAATGGCCTCACCCCCACCGGCGACCTACTGTCTGACCGCGCCGTTGGGCACTCGGGCTTCACGGGCACCGCACTCGTTCTCGATCCCGAGTCCGGGTGCGTGATCGTCCTGCTCACCAACGCGGTCTATGTCGACAACAGCAAGACCGAGTTCCTGCCCCTGCGCCGCCGGTTTATGAACGCTCTCGCCGGGACGCTCTAA
- a CDS encoding GspE/PulE family protein, which yields MPGSGPGGTSPAIQGPAVQMVNAMVNDAVRLGASDIHIEPRANCLEVRLRVDGVLQTWKELPKDLQDPVAVRIKVLADLDINEKRLPQDGRIAITMPGKSFDLRISSLPVLYGEKIVMRLLDRSMSVRPLQGLDFSPHNQETFEELIRQPLGLVLVTGPTGSGKTTTLYSALNVLRSKATNIVTCEDPVEVNMEGINQSAVNEKVGLTFARQLRAILRQDPDIILVGEMRDQETAEIAFRAAMTGHLVLSTLHSNDAPTSVTRLIDMGVPPFLIASGLVGMAAQRLVRRLCVRCRRQAPPTPRQAALLGISDADPIWQPAGCSECEGTGYKGRIGVHEVVTVDEKFSRLIIDKAPSSILRRASIDAGMVPIREDALNKIRAGLTSAEDVMRQVYLKADDDEDKNWQPPGQPAQIAASPVAALPAAS from the coding sequence ATGCCAGGATCTGGTCCGGGGGGCACCTCGCCCGCCATTCAAGGCCCCGCCGTTCAGATGGTCAATGCGATGGTCAACGATGCCGTTCGCCTCGGGGCCAGTGATATCCATATCGAGCCGCGCGCCAACTGTCTCGAGGTCCGCCTTCGTGTCGATGGCGTCCTGCAGACCTGGAAAGAGCTGCCCAAGGACCTCCAGGACCCGGTCGCCGTGCGTATCAAGGTTCTGGCCGATCTTGATATCAACGAGAAGCGATTGCCCCAAGACGGCCGTATCGCCATCACGATGCCGGGCAAGTCGTTCGACCTTCGTATCTCCAGCCTGCCGGTGCTCTACGGTGAGAAGATCGTGATGCGACTTCTGGACCGCTCGATGTCGGTGCGCCCGCTCCAGGGGCTGGACTTCTCGCCCCACAACCAGGAGACCTTTGAGGAGCTGATCCGCCAGCCGCTCGGGCTGGTGCTGGTAACCGGCCCAACGGGGTCGGGCAAGACCACTACCCTCTACTCCGCCCTCAATGTGCTGCGGAGCAAGGCGACCAATATCGTCACCTGCGAGGACCCGGTCGAGGTCAATATGGAGGGGATCAACCAGAGCGCGGTCAATGAGAAGGTGGGCCTGACCTTCGCCCGCCAGCTCCGCGCCATCCTGCGCCAGGACCCCGATATCATCCTGGTGGGGGAGATGCGCGACCAGGAGACCGCCGAGATCGCCTTCCGCGCCGCGATGACGGGCCACCTCGTGCTCTCGACCCTGCACTCCAACGATGCCCCGACCTCGGTGACTCGTCTGATCGATATGGGGGTCCCCCCGTTTCTGATCGCCTCCGGCTTGGTGGGCATGGCTGCCCAGCGCCTCGTGCGCCGGCTCTGTGTCCGCTGCCGCCGCCAAGCGCCGCCGACCCCGCGCCAGGCCGCACTCCTAGGAATCTCCGATGCCGACCCGATCTGGCAGCCCGCAGGTTGCTCCGAGTGCGAGGGCACGGGCTACAAGGGACGAATCGGGGTGCATGAGGTCGTGACGGTCGATGAGAAGTTCTCGCGCCTGATTATCGACAAGGCACCCAGCTCGATCCTACGCCGCGCCTCGATTGATGCGGGGATGGTGCCGATCCGTGAGGACGCGCTCAACAAGATCCGGGCGGGGCTGACCAGCGCGGAGGATGTGATGCGCCAGGTCTATCTCAAGGCCGACGACGACGAGGACAAGAACTGGCAGCCGCCGGGCCAGCCGGCACAGATCGCCGCCAGCCCGGTCGCGGCGCTCCCTGCCGCTAGTTAG
- a CDS encoding ATPase, T2SS/T4P/T4SS family, with product MKILAVEEDALSALLLHEALERQGHQATIVRDGEAAWEQLTQGSNPRSETRTQSPYDALITRWNAPKVNGLDICRRIRHPDIGIESLPVLMAMDSDTPENRSRATEAGALVCVRYPLEPEEIRNALQEILNPKPAPAPAPAILDKTPNFATAPAESLAVARMGATEVARTSNGNGHGNGSIPASGAGLPATLPSTGTLGAKERLGEILIARGLLTASQLAQALEIQSLTRERLGSILVSKGWVNEQDITAAHSRQIDMTFVNVESETIYEDGIAHIPREQALALLVLPLEPSEEDSYLSDPPIRAAVANPWNTPAIDLVQARTKRRVKAVLAESTALKRAIELAYQTSNRSYEKNQLARSLEETLTVLSDDATLSPEEARRLAEDNDNVATMDDPNDAPIIKFVNTILIEAVRKRASDVHIEPYKKDFQVRYRIDGHLHVMHVLPKNSFAALVSRIKILSDLDIAERRLPQDGRINLSIDGRTVQFRVSTLPNLYGERVVLRVLDGGATQKTIEQLEFSRPNLEAFNNLIKRPYGIILVTGPTGSGKTTTLYAALNAVKDSATNIMTCEDPVEYEMDRISQSMVNPKAGLTFASQLRAILRQDPDVVLVGEIRDGETAEIAFKAAMTGHLVLSTLHCNQAAGAPTRLMDMGVEPFLIASGLIGAQAQRLARRLCPNCRTMAPPTPEQQNLLNLMYGAPLPVKAIGQAVGCARCNGGTSGRIGIHELMVMSEPIQTLVMKRATTTIIQNEALRNGMIPMIGDGLGKVIAGMALLDDIQKKVFAG from the coding sequence ATGAAAATTCTAGCTGTTGAAGAAGACGCGCTCTCGGCCCTCCTCCTCCATGAGGCGCTGGAGCGCCAGGGCCACCAGGCAACCATTGTCCGTGATGGCGAGGCCGCCTGGGAGCAGCTTACTCAGGGAAGCAATCCCCGTAGCGAGACCCGCACCCAGTCTCCCTACGATGCCCTGATCACCCGCTGGAACGCGCCCAAGGTCAATGGCCTCGATATCTGCCGCCGTATCCGTCACCCCGATATCGGGATCGAGAGCCTGCCCGTGCTCATGGCCATGGACAGCGACACGCCCGAGAACCGCAGCCGCGCCACGGAGGCCGGTGCGCTGGTCTGTGTGCGCTACCCGCTGGAGCCGGAGGAGATCCGCAACGCTCTCCAAGAGATCCTAAACCCCAAACCTGCACCCGCACCCGCCCCGGCCATCCTCGACAAGACCCCCAACTTCGCCACCGCCCCCGCCGAGTCGCTGGCCGTGGCCCGTATGGGTGCCACGGAGGTTGCCCGCACCAGCAATGGCAACGGCCACGGTAATGGCTCCATCCCCGCGTCCGGTGCGGGTCTCCCCGCGACCCTGCCGTCCACCGGAACCCTGGGTGCCAAGGAGCGCCTGGGAGAGATCCTGATCGCCCGTGGCCTCCTCACGGCCTCCCAGCTCGCGCAGGCCCTGGAGATCCAGAGCCTCACGCGGGAGCGCCTGGGCTCGATCCTGGTGAGCAAGGGCTGGGTCAATGAGCAGGACATCACCGCCGCCCACAGCCGCCAGATCGACATGACCTTTGTCAATGTCGAGAGCGAGACGATCTACGAGGACGGGATCGCCCATATCCCACGCGAGCAGGCCCTCGCGCTCCTGGTGCTCCCCTTGGAGCCGTCGGAGGAGGACTCCTACCTCTCCGATCCCCCGATCCGCGCCGCGGTCGCCAACCCCTGGAACACGCCCGCCATTGATCTCGTACAGGCACGCACCAAGCGCCGCGTCAAGGCTGTCCTTGCGGAGAGCACCGCCCTCAAGCGCGCCATCGAGCTGGCCTACCAGACCAGCAACCGCTCCTACGAGAAGAACCAGCTCGCCCGCTCCCTGGAAGAGACCCTGACGGTCCTCAGCGACGATGCCACGCTCTCGCCGGAGGAGGCGCGCCGCCTCGCGGAGGACAACGACAATGTCGCGACAATGGATGATCCCAACGATGCCCCGATCATCAAGTTTGTCAACACCATCCTGATCGAGGCGGTCCGCAAGCGCGCCTCCGATGTCCATATCGAGCCCTACAAGAAGGACTTCCAGGTTCGGTACCGAATCGATGGTCACCTGCACGTGATGCACGTGCTGCCCAAGAACTCCTTTGCCGCCCTGGTCTCGCGCATCAAGATCCTCAGTGACCTCGATATCGCGGAGCGCCGCTTGCCCCAAGACGGCCGTATCAACCTGAGCATCGACGGTCGCACGGTGCAGTTCCGTGTCTCTACCCTGCCCAACCTCTACGGCGAGCGTGTCGTGCTTCGTGTGCTCGACGGCGGCGCGACCCAGAAGACCATCGAGCAGCTGGAGTTCTCCCGCCCCAACCTGGAGGCGTTCAATAATCTCATCAAGCGCCCCTACGGCATCATTCTCGTGACCGGCCCAACGGGCTCCGGTAAGACGACGACCCTCTACGCGGCGCTCAATGCGGTCAAGGACTCCGCCACCAATATCATGACCTGTGAGGACCCGGTGGAGTACGAGATGGACCGGATCAGCCAGAGCATGGTCAACCCCAAGGCCGGCCTGACCTTCGCCTCGCAGCTCCGCGCCATCCTGCGCCAGGACCCCGATGTGGTGCTGGTCGGGGAGATTCGCGACGGCGAGACGGCCGAGATCGCCTTCAAGGCCGCGATGACCGGGCACTTGGTGCTCTCCACGCTCCACTGTAACCAGGCCGCCGGTGCCCCCACCCGCCTGATGGACATGGGAGTCGAGCCGTTTCTGATCGCCTCGGGCCTGATCGGGGCGCAGGCCCAGCGCCTCGCGCGCCGCCTCTGTCCCAACTGCCGGACGATGGCCCCGCCCACCCCGGAGCAGCAGAACCTCCTGAACCTGATGTACGGCGCTCCCCTTCCCGTGAAGGCAATCGGTCAGGCCGTGGGCTGCGCCCGCTGCAACGGTGGCACGTCGGGCCGTATCGGTATCCACGAGCTCATGGTCATGTCCGAGCCCATCCAGACCCTCGTGATGAAGCGCGCCACCACCACCATCATCCAGAACGAGGCACTCCGCAACGGCATGATCCCCATGATCGGCGACGGCCTCGGGAAAGTGATCGCGGGGATGGCGCTCCTCGACGATATCCAGAAGAAGGTCTTTGCGGGGTAG
- a CDS encoding Gfo/Idh/MocA family protein — MSFREFQDVKPRVALIGSGWYGKCDLFRLLQVAPNAEVVALCDVDKKMLAEAAELVAARQVSKKRPATFADYRELLKETKPELVIIGTPDHWHALQAIAAMEAGADVYCQKPISVDIAEGQAMLAAARKHKRVVQIGTQRRSTPHLVEAREILREGKLGKIGLVETCCYYHMRSSSRVANTAPPETLDWEMWTGPAPLRPYNPVAHPRGWRAFMEYGNGIVGDMCVHMLDMTRWMLGLGWPRSVSSSGGIFMDKASVANITDTQTASFDFGETQVLWQHRSWGDAPDPKYPWSATFYGEKGVLKASVNGYDFLPSRGPAIHKDVTLELDKFPEDATERDLEKHVAPAIRYHMADWLRAVQSRGHPVADIEEGHLSTASCILANLAQQTGRTLTWDATKGRIIGDEAANKLLSRPYRKPWVHP, encoded by the coding sequence ATGAGTTTTCGAGAGTTTCAGGATGTCAAGCCGCGTGTCGCGCTGATTGGGTCGGGGTGGTATGGCAAGTGTGATTTGTTTCGCCTGCTTCAAGTCGCCCCAAACGCAGAGGTCGTGGCGCTGTGCGATGTCGATAAGAAGATGCTGGCAGAGGCAGCGGAGCTGGTGGCGGCGCGGCAAGTGTCCAAGAAGCGCCCGGCGACCTTTGCGGACTATCGAGAGCTGCTTAAAGAGACAAAGCCGGAGCTGGTGATTATTGGCACGCCCGACCACTGGCACGCGCTCCAGGCGATTGCGGCGATGGAGGCGGGGGCGGATGTCTACTGTCAGAAGCCGATCTCGGTGGATATTGCGGAGGGGCAGGCGATGCTGGCGGCGGCACGCAAGCACAAGCGTGTCGTACAGATCGGGACGCAGCGGCGCAGCACGCCGCACTTGGTCGAGGCGCGGGAGATCTTAAGAGAGGGCAAGCTGGGCAAGATCGGGCTGGTGGAGACGTGCTGCTACTACCACATGCGCAGCTCTAGCCGCGTGGCCAATACGGCACCGCCGGAGACGCTCGACTGGGAGATGTGGACCGGCCCCGCGCCGCTGCGGCCCTACAATCCCGTGGCGCATCCCCGCGGCTGGCGTGCGTTTATGGAGTACGGCAACGGCATTGTCGGGGATATGTGCGTCCACATGCTGGACATGACCCGCTGGATGCTCGGGCTCGGCTGGCCGAGGAGCGTGTCGTCGAGCGGCGGAATCTTCATGGACAAGGCCAGTGTCGCCAATATCACCGACACCCAGACCGCGAGCTTCGACTTTGGCGAGACCCAAGTGCTCTGGCAACATAGGAGCTGGGGCGATGCGCCCGATCCCAAGTACCCGTGGTCGGCGACTTTCTACGGCGAGAAGGGCGTGCTCAAGGCCAGTGTCAATGGCTACGACTTTCTCCCCAGCCGTGGGCCGGCGATTCACAAAGATGTCACGCTAGAGCTGGACAAGTTCCCCGAAGACGCCACCGAGCGGGACCTCGAGAAGCATGTCGCCCCCGCGATTCGCTACCACATGGCCGACTGGCTACGCGCGGTCCAGAGCCGGGGGCATCCCGTCGCCGATATCGAGGAAGGCCATCTCTCCACCGCGAGCTGCATCCTGGCGAACCTGGCACAGCAGACCGGGCGGACACTGACCTGGGACGCGACCAAGGGGCGTATTATCGGGGACGAGGCCGCCAACAAGCTCTTGAGCCGTCCCTACCGGAAACCCTGGGTCCATCCGTAA
- a CDS encoding nucleotidyl transferase AbiEii/AbiGii toxin family protein, which translates to MPEKEPDFAALLQRLHEAGARFVLIGGLAMMSHGSAHVTVDIDVAYARDSENFVALANVIQSIHARLRGLPPDIPFPLDAQTFRNAMNLTLETDFGDLDLLAIPEGLDSYEGLVSRAVEMEVFGVSVHVASVDDLIAMKRAANRPKDQAHLYELLALKELLEEG; encoded by the coding sequence GTGCCGGAGAAAGAACCCGACTTCGCCGCACTGCTTCAGCGTCTTCATGAGGCAGGAGCGCGATTTGTTCTGATTGGCGGACTGGCGATGATGTCACACGGAAGCGCCCATGTTACCGTGGATATCGACGTAGCCTATGCGCGTGACTCGGAGAACTTTGTGGCTCTGGCCAATGTCATCCAGTCCATTCATGCCCGCCTGCGCGGTTTGCCCCCAGACATACCGTTCCCTCTGGATGCCCAAACCTTTCGAAATGCAATGAACCTGACCCTCGAAACCGACTTTGGCGATCTGGATTTACTCGCCATCCCAGAGGGGCTGGATTCTTATGAGGGGCTAGTCTCTCGTGCTGTGGAAATGGAAGTTTTTGGAGTTTCTGTTCATGTGGCATCGGTGGATGATCTGATTGCGATGAAGCGTGCGGCGAATCGTCCAAAAGATCAGGCGCATCTTTATGAGCTTCTTGCGCTCAAGGAACTTCTAGAGGAAGGATAG
- the rhaI gene encoding L-rhamnose isomerase — translation MSQEQIRAALRALPIELPSWGFANAGTRFGAFPEPGVARDIYEKIEDAATVHRLTGVCPTVAVHIPWDLPPAGKTWADIAEFAKSEGVAIGAINPNLFQDHDYKLGSVCNPDPAIRKKAVAHLKECAEIMKVTGSKLLSIWLADGTNYPGQDDIKSRRQRLIDCLAEGYAAMPDDGEMLVEYKLFEPAFYHTDLADWGTSFTVCQKLGERAKVLVDTGHHGHYTNIEFIVATLIAEGRLGGFHFNDRRYADDDLIVGSANPYALFCIFHELINGNDGKTAFQTAYMLDQSHVVEKKIEAMVLSVLNVQTAYAKALLVDRAALAEMQVAGDVMGAHAILRDAYETDVRPILAATREEIGRPADPLKALATDALVAERRARRQVEPARASGAGLGA, via the coding sequence ATGAGCCAAGAGCAAATCCGCGCCGCGCTGCGCGCCCTTCCTATCGAGCTGCCCTCCTGGGGCTTCGCCAATGCGGGCACCCGCTTCGGAGCCTTCCCGGAACCGGGAGTGGCCCGCGATATCTACGAGAAGATCGAGGACGCCGCGACCGTGCACCGCCTCACCGGGGTCTGCCCGACGGTTGCGGTGCACATTCCTTGGGACCTGCCTCCCGCCGGTAAGACCTGGGCCGATATCGCGGAGTTCGCCAAGAGCGAGGGAGTCGCGATTGGGGCGATCAACCCGAATCTCTTTCAAGATCACGACTACAAGCTCGGCTCGGTCTGTAACCCCGACCCGGCGATTCGCAAGAAAGCGGTCGCGCACCTGAAAGAGTGCGCGGAGATCATGAAGGTGACGGGGAGCAAGCTGCTGAGCATCTGGCTGGCCGATGGGACGAACTATCCGGGCCAGGACGATATCAAGTCCCGCCGCCAGCGCCTGATCGACTGCCTCGCCGAGGGCTACGCCGCGATGCCCGACGACGGCGAGATGCTGGTGGAGTACAAGCTCTTCGAGCCCGCGTTCTACCACACCGACCTTGCCGACTGGGGCACGAGCTTCACGGTCTGCCAGAAGCTGGGCGAGCGCGCAAAAGTGCTCGTGGACACGGGGCACCACGGCCACTACACCAATATCGAGTTCATTGTCGCCACGCTCATCGCCGAGGGGCGCCTCGGGGGCTTCCACTTCAACGACCGCCGCTACGCCGACGATGACCTGATTGTTGGGAGCGCCAACCCCTACGCGCTGTTCTGCATCTTCCATGAGCTGATCAACGGCAACGACGGCAAGACGGCGTTCCAGACGGCCTACATGCTGGACCAGAGCCATGTGGTGGAGAAGAAGATCGAGGCCATGGTGCTCTCGGTGCTCAATGTCCAGACCGCCTACGCCAAGGCGCTGCTTGTGGACCGCGCCGCCCTCGCCGAGATGCAGGTGGCCGGGGATGTCATGGGGGCCCACGCGATCCTGCGCGATGCCTACGAGACCGATGTCCGCCCGATCCTGGCCGCCACCCGCGAAGAAATAGGCCGCCCCGCCGACCCGCTCAAGGCCCTCGCCACCGACGCACTGGTTGCAGAGCGCCGCGCCCGCCGCCAAGTCGAGCCCGCACGGGCAAGCGGCGCTGGCCTCGGCGCGTAG
- a CDS encoding DUF2087 domain-containing protein translates to MSVIMIETIGTLAGQLKPLGEPTRLRLMGLLLREPQTGEELAAVLGLSEPTITHHIGKLREAGLVETLNRVHQARPEAVDALGTGLGERLKALMEAEEPADKFAKKVLDAFFENGRLTTIPARQKKQRIVLERLVAEFEPGVRYTEVELSAKLRPFHDDVATLRRLFVAERLMARESGVYWRL, encoded by the coding sequence ATGAGTGTCATTATGATCGAGACCATTGGAACACTAGCAGGGCAGCTGAAGCCGCTGGGGGAGCCGACCCGGCTGCGGCTCATGGGCTTGCTCCTGCGCGAGCCGCAGACGGGCGAGGAGCTGGCGGCGGTGCTGGGGCTGTCTGAGCCGACCATCACGCACCATATCGGCAAGCTCCGTGAGGCGGGGCTGGTGGAGACGCTAAATCGGGTGCACCAAGCCCGGCCCGAGGCGGTGGACGCGCTGGGCACCGGACTGGGGGAGCGGCTGAAGGCGCTGATGGAGGCGGAGGAGCCTGCGGATAAGTTCGCCAAGAAAGTGCTGGATGCGTTCTTTGAGAACGGGCGGCTCACGACGATCCCCGCGCGGCAGAAGAAGCAGCGGATCGTGCTGGAGCGGCTCGTGGCGGAGTTTGAGCCGGGTGTGCGCTACACCGAGGTAGAGCTCAGCGCCAAGCTCCGCCCCTTCCACGACGATGTCGCGACGCTCCGCCGCCTCTTTGTGGCGGAGCGACTCATGGCGCGGGAGAGCGGGGTCTACTGGAGGCTGTAG